From one Aptenodytes patagonicus chromosome 16, bAptPat1.pri.cur, whole genome shotgun sequence genomic stretch:
- the USP36 gene encoding ubiquitin carboxyl-terminal hydrolase 36 isoform X1, translating into MPGPPGPPGPAMPIVEKLKEALKPGRREAGEDGELGRLLAASAKKVLVQKIEFEPASRDFSCQLELLRGKYVLLNPRAEATGRHRGPEEAPPGKQGSGHAPGGRGDGIPAPQKILFPVERLSMKWERVYRIGAGLHNLGNTCFLNSVVQCLTYTPPLANYLLSKEHSRTCHQGGFCMMCVMQNHTIQAFANSGNAIKPVSFIRDLKKIAQHIRFGSQEDAHEFLRYTIDAMQKACLNDCTKLDRQTQATTLVHQIFGGYLRSRVKCLACKSVSDTYDPCLDLALEIRQATNVVRALEMFVKPDLLGGENAYMCAQCKKKVSASKRFTIHRASNVLTLSLKRFADFDGGKITKDVGYPEFLNIRPYMSRSKGDPIMYGLYAVLVHSGYSCHAGHYYCYVKASNGQWYQMNDDIVRSSNIKVVLNQQAYLLFYLRIPSPRKSPEGPTAKAASSLRGSTGSVSSQVKKTLTNGPLSSPLTGQRPDMLPGKKLPGLEEVGVPVARSMFGMGPKLPNGTTPTKLPAGSPSPKPPLKATAAATALPSDTAQRPKKQLSTPQLPPMPRAVQGSCNTSDVSGAKVELPWESKQPPTSPKLLLEPNPSQEPRGSGGNAGTLERDSCGSSAASPAHSAVGKLAKAQKAKGGTSSFCTSQGTDCGTDRPAGPGAEPADPKDSKPAKLKSSLLASTALEVSSTMSPPPAKKLALSAKKGSTSRKARGSDRHTQPRPKSADHACPTNTTHPDSAPLSKSRLSSSVLKLPNPEKPAVSFILNSAPWPPASPLTNGSTAHPSSHRFPPCSREKGPGQVTAASKKKQRKQNRGADGSPPRKKNNLVQEGLVGLLLGKEAEGKGLGSGREATGCQKLESGPEQPVSDCSTFLDALPVSSVKKKKRRRRTEETEDHCSGTLSSGSFRRAESEPQRTKQRQSVEAGVGESEHRKRKWRKSLSTPALERPANGVHAAESTPAAVCAWDNQAGGGGRCCPDALSPEPSPAAGTAPGSQEESNVVEELLKNSLDKAYGKQVLTWEGEISAVSEDAIQEAAWACSETVIDEWDEDYDKGKVKKVKKLKRERRRQSNPFQQLQAKRSFWAATHPAKAASLSYRL; encoded by the exons ATG ccggggccgccgggcccgccgggccccgccatGCCGATCGTGGAGAAGTTGAAGGAGGCGCTGAAGCCGGGCCGGCGGGAGGCGGGAGAGGATGGGGAGCTGGGCCGGCTGCTGGCGGCCTCGGCCAAGAAGGTTTTGGTGCAGAAGATCGAGTTCGAGCCCGCCAGCCGCGACTTCTCCtgccagctggagctgctgcggGGGAAGTATGTGCTGCTCAACCCCCGGGCCGAGGCCACCGGCCGCCACCGCGGCCCCGAGGAGGCGCCGCCCGGCAAGCAGG GCAGCGGCCATGccccggggggacggggggacgggatCCCCGCCCCTCAGAAGATACTCTTCCCCGTGGAGCGCCTCTCTATGAAGTGGGAGCGGGTCTACCGGATTGGCGCCGGGCTGCACAATCTCGGGAACACCTGCTTCCTTAACTCCGTAGTGCAGTGCCTGACTTACACGCCGCCGCtcgccaactacctgctctccaAGGAGCACAGCCGCACTT GTCACCAAGGAGGCTTTTGTATGATGTGTGTGATGCAGAACCACACGATCCAGGCTTTCGCTAACAGCGGCAACGCGATAAAGCCGGTGTCCTTCATCCGAGACCTCAAGA agaTCGCCCAGCACATCCGCTTCGGCAGCCAGGAGGATGCACATGAGTTCCTGCGCTATACCATCGACGCCATGCAGAAGGCCTGCCTGAATGACTGCACGAA GTTGGATCGCCAGACCCAGGCCACGACACTGGTCCACCAGATCTTTGGCGGTTACCTGCGGTCCCGTG TTAAGTGCTTGGCGTGCAAGAGTGTCTCGGACACCTATGACCCTTGCCTGGACCTGGCACTGGAGATTAGG CAAGCCACAAACGTAGTGCGGGCTCTGGAGATGTTTGTGAAGCCAGATCTCCTGGGCGGGGAGAACGCCTACATGTGTGCTCA ATGCAAGAAGAAGGTGTCAGCTAGCAAGCGCTTCACCATCCACCGAGCCTCCAACGTTCTTACGCTGTCACTGAAGCGCTTTGCCGACTTTGATGGAGGCAAAATCACAAAG GATGTGGGGTACCCGGAGTTCCTGAACATCCGCCCCTACATGTCGCGGAGCAAGGGGGATCCCATCATGTATGGGCTCTACGCAGTGCTGGTGCACTCTGGTTACAGCTGCCACGCAGGGCACTACTACTGTTACGTGAAG GCCAGCAACGGGCAGTGGTACCAAATGAACGATGACATCGTTCGTTCCAGCAATATCAAAGTGGTTCTCAACCAGCAGGCCTACTTGCTGTTCTACCTGAG AATCCCCAGCCCCAGGAAGAGCCCAGAGGGGCCCACTGCCAAAGCTGCCTCCAGCCTACGTGGCAGCACTGGCAGCGTCTCCAGTCAGGTGAAGAAAACACTGACCAACGGGCCCCTGTCTTCACCGCTGACTGGCCAG cGACCAGACATGCTGCCAGGGAAGaagctgccagggctggaggaagTCGGGGTCCCTGTGGCCCGCAGCATGTTTGGAATGGGGCCAAAGCTGCCAAATGGAACCACTCCGACAAAGCTGCCGGCTGGGTCACCATCACCCAAACCGCCCCTTAAAGCCACCGCCgcagccacagctctgcccagTGACACAGCGCAGAGGCCCAAGAAGCAGCTTTCCACCCCACAGCTGCCTCCCATGCCCAGAGCAGTTCAGGGCTCCTGCAACACCAGCGATGTAAGTGGGGCCAAAGTGGAGCTGCCCTGGGAGAGCAAGCAGCCACCTACCTCACCtaagctgctgctggagcccaaccccagccaggagcccagGGGCAGTGGGGGGAATGCTGGGACCCTAGAGAGGGACTCCTgtggcagcagtgctgccagcccagcacatAGTGCAGTGGGGAAGCTAGCCAAGGCCCAGAAGGCCAAGGGTGGAACCAGCAGCTTCTGTACATCTCAGGGAACAGACTGTGGCACAGACCGCCCTGCTGGCCCCGGTGCCGAGCCGGCTGACCCCAAAGACTCCAAGCCGGCAAAACTGAAGTCTTCCCTGTTGGCCAGCACTGCTCTGGAGGTCAGCAGCACCATGTCACCACCACCTGCCAAGAAGCTGGCGCTCTCCGCCAAAAAG GGCAGCACCTCACGGAAGGCGAGGGGAAGTGACCGCCACACACAACCTCGCCCCAAATCTGCTGACCACGCCTGCCCCACGAACACCACCCACCCTGACTCCGCTCCTTTGAGCAAGTCGAG GCTGTCCTCATCTGTTCTAAAACTGCCAAATCCCGAAAAGCCTGCCGTCAGCTTCATCCTCAACTCCGCCCCTtggcccccagcctcccccctgACCAACGGTTCCACTGCCCACCCTTCTTCACACCGctttcctccctgcagcagggagaaggggcCTGGCCAGGTCACTGCTGCTTCCAAAAAGAAGCAGCGAAAGCAGAATCGTGGCGCAGATGGCAGCCCCCCGAGGAAGAAGAACAACCTCGTTCAGGAGGGCTTGGTAGGGCTTCTCCTCGGGAAGGAGGCGGAAGGCAAAGGCCTCGGTAGTGGCAGGGAGGCAACAGGCTGCCAGAAACTGGAGAGCGGGCCCGAGCAGCCAGTGTCAGACTGCAGCACTTTCCTGGACGCGCTGCCTGTCTCCtctgtgaagaagaagaagaggaggaggagaacagaggAGACAGAAGACCATTGCTCTGGGACACTGTCCTCGGGCAG ctttAGGAGGGCTGAGTCAGAGCCCCAGAGGACAAAGCAGCGGCAGAGTGTGGAGGCTGGGGTTGGGGAGAGTGAACACCGCAAGCGTAAGTGGAGGAAAAGCCTCAGCACCCCAGCCTTGGAGCGTCCTGCCAACGGCGTCCATGCCGCAGAGAGCACCCCAG CGGCAGTGTGTGCCTGGGACAACCAGGCTGGAGGTGGGGGCAGGTGCTGCCCAGATGCCCTGAGCCCCGAGCCCAGCCCTGCGGCTGGCACGGcacctgggagccaggaggagtCCAATGTGGTAGAGGAGCTGCTTAAGAACTCCTTGGACAAGGCGTATGGCAAACAAG TCTTGACCTGGGAGGGTGAGATCTCGGCTGTCAGCGAGGATGCCATCCAGGAAGCAGCGTGGGCCTGCAGCGAGACTGTCATTGATGAGTGGGACGAGGACTATGACAAAGGGAAG GTGAAGAAGGTTAAAAAACTGAAGAGGGAGCGGAGGAGACAGTCCAACCCCTTCCAACAGCTGCAGGCCAAGCGCAGCTTCTGGGCAGCCACTCATCCTGCCAAGGCGGCCAGCCTGAGCTACAGGCTCTGA
- the USP36 gene encoding ubiquitin carboxyl-terminal hydrolase 36 isoform X2, which yields MPGPPGPPGPAMPIVEKLKEALKPGRREAGEDGELGRLLAASAKKVLVQKIEFEPASRDFSCQLELLRGKYVLLNPRAEATGRHRGPEEAPPGKQGSGHAPGGRGDGIPAPQKILFPVERLSMKWERVYRIGAGLHNLGNTCFLNSVVQCLTYTPPLANYLLSKEHSRTCHQGGFCMMCVMQNHTIQAFANSGNAIKPVSFIRDLKKIAQHIRFGSQEDAHEFLRYTIDAMQKACLNDCTKLDRQTQATTLVHQIFGGYLRSRVKCLACKSVSDTYDPCLDLALEIRQATNVVRALEMFVKPDLLGGENAYMCAQCKKKVSASKRFTIHRASNVLTLSLKRFADFDGGKITKDVGYPEFLNIRPYMSRSKGDPIMYGLYAVLVHSGYSCHAGHYYCYVKASNGQWYQMNDDIVRSSNIKVVLNQQAYLLFYLRIPSPRKSPEGPTAKAASSLRGSTGSVSSQVKKTLTNGPLSSPLTGQRPDMLPGKKLPGLEEVGVPVARSMFGMGPKLPNGTTPTKLPAGSPSPKPPLKATAAATALPSDTAQRPKKQLSTPQLPPMPRAVQGSCNTSDGTDCGTDRPAGPGAEPADPKDSKPAKLKSSLLASTALEVSSTMSPPPAKKLALSAKKGSTSRKARGSDRHTQPRPKSADHACPTNTTHPDSAPLSKSRLSSSVLKLPNPEKPAVSFILNSAPWPPASPLTNGSTAHPSSHRFPPCSREKGPGQVTAASKKKQRKQNRGADGSPPRKKNNLVQEGLVGLLLGKEAEGKGLGSGREATGCQKLESGPEQPVSDCSTFLDALPVSSVKKKKRRRRTEETEDHCSGTLSSGSFRRAESEPQRTKQRQSVEAGVGESEHRKRKWRKSLSTPALERPANGVHAAESTPAAVCAWDNQAGGGGRCCPDALSPEPSPAAGTAPGSQEESNVVEELLKNSLDKAYGKQVLTWEGEISAVSEDAIQEAAWACSETVIDEWDEDYDKGKVKKVKKLKRERRRQSNPFQQLQAKRSFWAATHPAKAASLSYRL from the exons ATG ccggggccgccgggcccgccgggccccgccatGCCGATCGTGGAGAAGTTGAAGGAGGCGCTGAAGCCGGGCCGGCGGGAGGCGGGAGAGGATGGGGAGCTGGGCCGGCTGCTGGCGGCCTCGGCCAAGAAGGTTTTGGTGCAGAAGATCGAGTTCGAGCCCGCCAGCCGCGACTTCTCCtgccagctggagctgctgcggGGGAAGTATGTGCTGCTCAACCCCCGGGCCGAGGCCACCGGCCGCCACCGCGGCCCCGAGGAGGCGCCGCCCGGCAAGCAGG GCAGCGGCCATGccccggggggacggggggacgggatCCCCGCCCCTCAGAAGATACTCTTCCCCGTGGAGCGCCTCTCTATGAAGTGGGAGCGGGTCTACCGGATTGGCGCCGGGCTGCACAATCTCGGGAACACCTGCTTCCTTAACTCCGTAGTGCAGTGCCTGACTTACACGCCGCCGCtcgccaactacctgctctccaAGGAGCACAGCCGCACTT GTCACCAAGGAGGCTTTTGTATGATGTGTGTGATGCAGAACCACACGATCCAGGCTTTCGCTAACAGCGGCAACGCGATAAAGCCGGTGTCCTTCATCCGAGACCTCAAGA agaTCGCCCAGCACATCCGCTTCGGCAGCCAGGAGGATGCACATGAGTTCCTGCGCTATACCATCGACGCCATGCAGAAGGCCTGCCTGAATGACTGCACGAA GTTGGATCGCCAGACCCAGGCCACGACACTGGTCCACCAGATCTTTGGCGGTTACCTGCGGTCCCGTG TTAAGTGCTTGGCGTGCAAGAGTGTCTCGGACACCTATGACCCTTGCCTGGACCTGGCACTGGAGATTAGG CAAGCCACAAACGTAGTGCGGGCTCTGGAGATGTTTGTGAAGCCAGATCTCCTGGGCGGGGAGAACGCCTACATGTGTGCTCA ATGCAAGAAGAAGGTGTCAGCTAGCAAGCGCTTCACCATCCACCGAGCCTCCAACGTTCTTACGCTGTCACTGAAGCGCTTTGCCGACTTTGATGGAGGCAAAATCACAAAG GATGTGGGGTACCCGGAGTTCCTGAACATCCGCCCCTACATGTCGCGGAGCAAGGGGGATCCCATCATGTATGGGCTCTACGCAGTGCTGGTGCACTCTGGTTACAGCTGCCACGCAGGGCACTACTACTGTTACGTGAAG GCCAGCAACGGGCAGTGGTACCAAATGAACGATGACATCGTTCGTTCCAGCAATATCAAAGTGGTTCTCAACCAGCAGGCCTACTTGCTGTTCTACCTGAG AATCCCCAGCCCCAGGAAGAGCCCAGAGGGGCCCACTGCCAAAGCTGCCTCCAGCCTACGTGGCAGCACTGGCAGCGTCTCCAGTCAGGTGAAGAAAACACTGACCAACGGGCCCCTGTCTTCACCGCTGACTGGCCAG cGACCAGACATGCTGCCAGGGAAGaagctgccagggctggaggaagTCGGGGTCCCTGTGGCCCGCAGCATGTTTGGAATGGGGCCAAAGCTGCCAAATGGAACCACTCCGACAAAGCTGCCGGCTGGGTCACCATCACCCAAACCGCCCCTTAAAGCCACCGCCgcagccacagctctgcccagTGACACAGCGCAGAGGCCCAAGAAGCAGCTTTCCACCCCACAGCTGCCTCCCATGCCCAGAGCAGTTCAGGGCTCCTGCAACACCAGCGAT GGAACAGACTGTGGCACAGACCGCCCTGCTGGCCCCGGTGCCGAGCCGGCTGACCCCAAAGACTCCAAGCCGGCAAAACTGAAGTCTTCCCTGTTGGCCAGCACTGCTCTGGAGGTCAGCAGCACCATGTCACCACCACCTGCCAAGAAGCTGGCGCTCTCCGCCAAAAAG GGCAGCACCTCACGGAAGGCGAGGGGAAGTGACCGCCACACACAACCTCGCCCCAAATCTGCTGACCACGCCTGCCCCACGAACACCACCCACCCTGACTCCGCTCCTTTGAGCAAGTCGAG GCTGTCCTCATCTGTTCTAAAACTGCCAAATCCCGAAAAGCCTGCCGTCAGCTTCATCCTCAACTCCGCCCCTtggcccccagcctcccccctgACCAACGGTTCCACTGCCCACCCTTCTTCACACCGctttcctccctgcagcagggagaaggggcCTGGCCAGGTCACTGCTGCTTCCAAAAAGAAGCAGCGAAAGCAGAATCGTGGCGCAGATGGCAGCCCCCCGAGGAAGAAGAACAACCTCGTTCAGGAGGGCTTGGTAGGGCTTCTCCTCGGGAAGGAGGCGGAAGGCAAAGGCCTCGGTAGTGGCAGGGAGGCAACAGGCTGCCAGAAACTGGAGAGCGGGCCCGAGCAGCCAGTGTCAGACTGCAGCACTTTCCTGGACGCGCTGCCTGTCTCCtctgtgaagaagaagaagaggaggaggagaacagaggAGACAGAAGACCATTGCTCTGGGACACTGTCCTCGGGCAG ctttAGGAGGGCTGAGTCAGAGCCCCAGAGGACAAAGCAGCGGCAGAGTGTGGAGGCTGGGGTTGGGGAGAGTGAACACCGCAAGCGTAAGTGGAGGAAAAGCCTCAGCACCCCAGCCTTGGAGCGTCCTGCCAACGGCGTCCATGCCGCAGAGAGCACCCCAG CGGCAGTGTGTGCCTGGGACAACCAGGCTGGAGGTGGGGGCAGGTGCTGCCCAGATGCCCTGAGCCCCGAGCCCAGCCCTGCGGCTGGCACGGcacctgggagccaggaggagtCCAATGTGGTAGAGGAGCTGCTTAAGAACTCCTTGGACAAGGCGTATGGCAAACAAG TCTTGACCTGGGAGGGTGAGATCTCGGCTGTCAGCGAGGATGCCATCCAGGAAGCAGCGTGGGCCTGCAGCGAGACTGTCATTGATGAGTGGGACGAGGACTATGACAAAGGGAAG GTGAAGAAGGTTAAAAAACTGAAGAGGGAGCGGAGGAGACAGTCCAACCCCTTCCAACAGCTGCAGGCCAAGCGCAGCTTCTGGGCAGCCACTCATCCTGCCAAGGCGGCCAGCCTGAGCTACAGGCTCTGA
- the USP36 gene encoding ubiquitin carboxyl-terminal hydrolase 36 isoform X3, whose product MPGPPGPPGPAMPIVEKLKEALKPGRREAGEDGELGRLLAASAKKVLVQKIEFEPASRDFSCQLELLRGKYVLLNPRAEATGRHRGPEEAPPGKQGSGHAPGGRGDGIPAPQKILFPVERLSMKWERVYRIGAGLHNLGNTCFLNSVVQCLTYTPPLANYLLSKEHSRTCHQGGFCMMCVMQNHTIQAFANSGNAIKPVSFIRDLKKIAQHIRFGSQEDAHEFLRYTIDAMQKACLNDCTKLDRQTQATTLVHQIFGGYLRSRVKCLACKSVSDTYDPCLDLALEIRQATNVVRALEMFVKPDLLGGENAYMCAQCKKKVSASKRFTIHRASNVLTLSLKRFADFDGGKITKDVGYPEFLNIRPYMSRSKGDPIMYGLYAVLVHSGYSCHAGHYYCYVKASNGQWYQMNDDIVRSSNIKVVLNQQAYLLFYLRIPSPRKSPEGPTAKAASSLRGSTGSVSSQVKKTLTNGPLSSPLTGQRPDMLPGKKLPGLEEVGVPVARSMFGMGPKLPNGTTPTKLPAGSPSPKPPLKATAAATALPSDTAQRPKKQLSTPQLPPMPRAVQGSCNTSDGTDCGTDRPAGPGAEPADPKDSKPAKLKSSLLASTALEVSSTMSPPPAKKLALSAKKGSTSRKARGSDRHTQPRPKSADHACPTNTTHPDSAPLSKSSREKGPGQVTAASKKKQRKQNRGADGSPPRKKNNLVQEGLVGLLLGKEAEGKGLGSGREATGCQKLESGPEQPVSDCSTFLDALPVSSVKKKKRRRRTEETEDHCSGTLSSGSFRRAESEPQRTKQRQSVEAGVGESEHRKRKWRKSLSTPALERPANGVHAAESTPAAVCAWDNQAGGGGRCCPDALSPEPSPAAGTAPGSQEESNVVEELLKNSLDKAYGKQVLTWEGEISAVSEDAIQEAAWACSETVIDEWDEDYDKGKVKKVKKLKRERRRQSNPFQQLQAKRSFWAATHPAKAASLSYRL is encoded by the exons ATG ccggggccgccgggcccgccgggccccgccatGCCGATCGTGGAGAAGTTGAAGGAGGCGCTGAAGCCGGGCCGGCGGGAGGCGGGAGAGGATGGGGAGCTGGGCCGGCTGCTGGCGGCCTCGGCCAAGAAGGTTTTGGTGCAGAAGATCGAGTTCGAGCCCGCCAGCCGCGACTTCTCCtgccagctggagctgctgcggGGGAAGTATGTGCTGCTCAACCCCCGGGCCGAGGCCACCGGCCGCCACCGCGGCCCCGAGGAGGCGCCGCCCGGCAAGCAGG GCAGCGGCCATGccccggggggacggggggacgggatCCCCGCCCCTCAGAAGATACTCTTCCCCGTGGAGCGCCTCTCTATGAAGTGGGAGCGGGTCTACCGGATTGGCGCCGGGCTGCACAATCTCGGGAACACCTGCTTCCTTAACTCCGTAGTGCAGTGCCTGACTTACACGCCGCCGCtcgccaactacctgctctccaAGGAGCACAGCCGCACTT GTCACCAAGGAGGCTTTTGTATGATGTGTGTGATGCAGAACCACACGATCCAGGCTTTCGCTAACAGCGGCAACGCGATAAAGCCGGTGTCCTTCATCCGAGACCTCAAGA agaTCGCCCAGCACATCCGCTTCGGCAGCCAGGAGGATGCACATGAGTTCCTGCGCTATACCATCGACGCCATGCAGAAGGCCTGCCTGAATGACTGCACGAA GTTGGATCGCCAGACCCAGGCCACGACACTGGTCCACCAGATCTTTGGCGGTTACCTGCGGTCCCGTG TTAAGTGCTTGGCGTGCAAGAGTGTCTCGGACACCTATGACCCTTGCCTGGACCTGGCACTGGAGATTAGG CAAGCCACAAACGTAGTGCGGGCTCTGGAGATGTTTGTGAAGCCAGATCTCCTGGGCGGGGAGAACGCCTACATGTGTGCTCA ATGCAAGAAGAAGGTGTCAGCTAGCAAGCGCTTCACCATCCACCGAGCCTCCAACGTTCTTACGCTGTCACTGAAGCGCTTTGCCGACTTTGATGGAGGCAAAATCACAAAG GATGTGGGGTACCCGGAGTTCCTGAACATCCGCCCCTACATGTCGCGGAGCAAGGGGGATCCCATCATGTATGGGCTCTACGCAGTGCTGGTGCACTCTGGTTACAGCTGCCACGCAGGGCACTACTACTGTTACGTGAAG GCCAGCAACGGGCAGTGGTACCAAATGAACGATGACATCGTTCGTTCCAGCAATATCAAAGTGGTTCTCAACCAGCAGGCCTACTTGCTGTTCTACCTGAG AATCCCCAGCCCCAGGAAGAGCCCAGAGGGGCCCACTGCCAAAGCTGCCTCCAGCCTACGTGGCAGCACTGGCAGCGTCTCCAGTCAGGTGAAGAAAACACTGACCAACGGGCCCCTGTCTTCACCGCTGACTGGCCAG cGACCAGACATGCTGCCAGGGAAGaagctgccagggctggaggaagTCGGGGTCCCTGTGGCCCGCAGCATGTTTGGAATGGGGCCAAAGCTGCCAAATGGAACCACTCCGACAAAGCTGCCGGCTGGGTCACCATCACCCAAACCGCCCCTTAAAGCCACCGCCgcagccacagctctgcccagTGACACAGCGCAGAGGCCCAAGAAGCAGCTTTCCACCCCACAGCTGCCTCCCATGCCCAGAGCAGTTCAGGGCTCCTGCAACACCAGCGAT GGAACAGACTGTGGCACAGACCGCCCTGCTGGCCCCGGTGCCGAGCCGGCTGACCCCAAAGACTCCAAGCCGGCAAAACTGAAGTCTTCCCTGTTGGCCAGCACTGCTCTGGAGGTCAGCAGCACCATGTCACCACCACCTGCCAAGAAGCTGGCGCTCTCCGCCAAAAAG GGCAGCACCTCACGGAAGGCGAGGGGAAGTGACCGCCACACACAACCTCGCCCCAAATCTGCTGACCACGCCTGCCCCACGAACACCACCCACCCTGACTCCGCTCCTTTGAGCAAGTCGAG cagggagaaggggcCTGGCCAGGTCACTGCTGCTTCCAAAAAGAAGCAGCGAAAGCAGAATCGTGGCGCAGATGGCAGCCCCCCGAGGAAGAAGAACAACCTCGTTCAGGAGGGCTTGGTAGGGCTTCTCCTCGGGAAGGAGGCGGAAGGCAAAGGCCTCGGTAGTGGCAGGGAGGCAACAGGCTGCCAGAAACTGGAGAGCGGGCCCGAGCAGCCAGTGTCAGACTGCAGCACTTTCCTGGACGCGCTGCCTGTCTCCtctgtgaagaagaagaagaggaggaggagaacagaggAGACAGAAGACCATTGCTCTGGGACACTGTCCTCGGGCAG ctttAGGAGGGCTGAGTCAGAGCCCCAGAGGACAAAGCAGCGGCAGAGTGTGGAGGCTGGGGTTGGGGAGAGTGAACACCGCAAGCGTAAGTGGAGGAAAAGCCTCAGCACCCCAGCCTTGGAGCGTCCTGCCAACGGCGTCCATGCCGCAGAGAGCACCCCAG CGGCAGTGTGTGCCTGGGACAACCAGGCTGGAGGTGGGGGCAGGTGCTGCCCAGATGCCCTGAGCCCCGAGCCCAGCCCTGCGGCTGGCACGGcacctgggagccaggaggagtCCAATGTGGTAGAGGAGCTGCTTAAGAACTCCTTGGACAAGGCGTATGGCAAACAAG TCTTGACCTGGGAGGGTGAGATCTCGGCTGTCAGCGAGGATGCCATCCAGGAAGCAGCGTGGGCCTGCAGCGAGACTGTCATTGATGAGTGGGACGAGGACTATGACAAAGGGAAG GTGAAGAAGGTTAAAAAACTGAAGAGGGAGCGGAGGAGACAGTCCAACCCCTTCCAACAGCTGCAGGCCAAGCGCAGCTTCTGGGCAGCCACTCATCCTGCCAAGGCGGCCAGCCTGAGCTACAGGCTCTGA